The DNA window AAAGACTGGTGACTTAGTTAACGTTGAGTGTGACTTTATAATAAAGGGGGTAATAGATTATCTTCAAAGTCTGAGAGAAAAAATTTATTAGGAAGACTTATTTTGCTTTCTCAAGAATTTTTTTCATGCAGAATAAAACAAGCGATATTACAAGGGACCAACCCAAGATTAAAAAGATCCAACCACCTAAGGTCATGACTTTTTCTCCTTTTTAAAGGCAAGATAAACTAAAAAACTCGTAAACAAGAAGAAAGAAAGAATAAATATTCTTGCAATCCATTTTCCTGGAGAAGTTTCCTTAAAAATAGAACCTACATTCTGAAAAATCCAAGAAGTAAATATGATAATAAGAATTACCGGAGTTATATACTTTAGTATATAGTAAAAAATTCTGGGAATTTTAATATCAGCTCCTTTGTTTATTTCCTCCCAAGCTCTATCAGGACCAAATATCCATACGAAAATTACTGTTTCAACAAGTGCGAAAAATGTAATAAAGAAAGTACCAACCCAAAAATCCATTTCATCAAGAAAACCCTTAATAAAAATCGAAAAATTAGCAAAGATAAAAATAAAAACAAAAACTAATAAAACAGCCTTTGATCTTTTAATTTTAAATTCGTCTTCAAGAAAAGCTATGGCAGGCTGTGTTAAAGCAATTGACGACGTTATACCAGCAAAAAACAATAGGGAAAACCACAGGAAACCAAAAATAAAACCAAGTGGTAAAAAGGAAAATATTGCGGGAACAGAAACAAAAGCCAAATTAAAAGCTCCCGAATGGGCTATCTCTTTAGCATTTGCAAGACCAAAAAAAGCTACAGCAGCAGGAATTGCAATAGAACCACCAAGAACTACCTCTGCAAACTCATTTAAGGAAGCTGTTGATAATCCAGAAAGAGCTATATCGTCCTTTTCTCTAAGATAACTAGCATAAGTTAAAATTGCTCCCATTCCAACACTTAAAGTAAAAAAAATTTGGCCAGCCGCTGCAAGCCAGACATTTGGATCTAAAAGAGAAGAAAAATTAGGGTTCCAGAGAAATCCAAGTCCATCTAAAACAGAGGTCTCAGGGTCGACGGGCGAACCAAGTGTTAACACTCTTATAAGAAGGATTAAGGCAAATATAAAAAGAGTAGGCATAGCAAATTTAGCAAAAGCTTCTATACCAGCCGAGATCCCCCTCGCCAAGATAAAAAAGTTTAAAAATAGAGTTAAAAGAAAAATAACATAAGAAAAAAGTGAGGGTTTTAAAAAAATCGTAGGGTCCTCGTTAAATCCTGCGTAGCTTGAGAGAAAACCTCCAAAGGTGCTATTTATCTCTTCAAAGGTTTGTCCTTCTTTTACTTTTGGTAATTTTCCAAAGAGAGATAAGATAGCATAGCCAAGAGTCCACGATTCTATGTAAACATAATAAATTACAATAGCGATAGGGCCTGCAAGTCCAATTACTCCGAGATATTTTGCAATCCTATTTCTCCATAACTTATCAAACATTCCGGGAGAGGTTCCATGACCAAATTTTCCCCCATATCTACCTATAGCCCATTCTACCCACATAAGAGGTATTCCAAGAAGTAAAAGAGAAATAAAATAGGGTATCATGAAGGCACCGCCACCATTTTTTGCAGCTTGTACTGGGAATCTCAGGAAGTTCCCAAGTCCAACAGCGTTTCCTGCCATTGCCAGAATTAAACCGATTCTTGTTGCCCACCTTTCTCTTTTATTCATAGTTTTAATATACCAAAAACTTTAACCTAAACTCAAAATCAATTGATTTAAAATTTTAGATTGTTTTATATTAACTTTTCGAATGGATAAAAGCACCTTAGAAATCGAAATCAAAAACAGATTAAAAACACTTTTTACTGGAACTTTAATAAATATAGTTGGTGAGGGAACAAAAAGAATAGGTGGCTATCTTTATCAGATTCTAATAATTAAACTTCTTGAATTAAAAATTTACGGAATTTACACGATATGTTATACGATTATAAATATAGTACTCAGATTTTCCCAACTTGGACTTGAAAGGGGCGGAATAAGATACATCTCAATTTTAAAGGAAGAAAACCATATTTATAATATAAAAAAACTATTTCATTTTTTATTTTTTTTATCGTTTGCTTCAGGGGTTCTCTGGGGCGTCTTTATAAACTTATTTTCGGATTTATTATCCCATCTATATAAAAAAGAAGAGATTAAGGAAGGACTCTTTTTCTTCTCTTTAACACTTCCCTTTTACACTTCGCTACTTGTTTTGGCCTACAGTTCCAGAGGATTTAAGAAAATGCTTTACTATGTCCTAAGTGAAAATATTTCTCGCCCCCTTTTAC is part of the Candidatus Hydrothermales bacterium genome and encodes:
- a CDS encoding sodium-dependent transporter is translated as MNKRERWATRIGLILAMAGNAVGLGNFLRFPVQAAKNGGGAFMIPYFISLLLLGIPLMWVEWAIGRYGGKFGHGTSPGMFDKLWRNRIAKYLGVIGLAGPIAIVIYYVYIESWTLGYAILSLFGKLPKVKEGQTFEEINSTFGGFLSSYAGFNEDPTIFLKPSLFSYVIFLLTLFLNFFILARGISAGIEAFAKFAMPTLFIFALILLIRVLTLGSPVDPETSVLDGLGFLWNPNFSSLLDPNVWLAAAGQIFFTLSVGMGAILTYASYLREKDDIALSGLSTASLNEFAEVVLGGSIAIPAAVAFFGLANAKEIAHSGAFNLAFVSVPAIFSFLPLGFIFGFLWFSLLFFAGITSSIALTQPAIAFLEDEFKIKRSKAVLLVFVFIFIFANFSIFIKGFLDEMDFWVGTFFITFFALVETVIFVWIFGPDRAWEEINKGADIKIPRIFYYILKYITPVILIIIFTSWIFQNVGSIFKETSPGKWIARIFILSFFLFTSFLVYLAFKKEKKS